The window ATCACCGCCCGGTCCACGGGGCGGACCGGATCGATATAGAAGTCCCCCGGCGGGCAATAGAGGCCGTCCGGTCGGGGACAGAGAAGGTCTTCAGGTCTGATCACGGTGGATATGACAATGCGCGGGCTGCTAATCATAGCCGCATGAGCGAAGACAACGAACAAACCCGGATGATCGCCACGGCGATGAACGAGGGCAGCCCGCAGGCGCGAGCCCTGGGCTTTACCACATTGAAGATCGGCGACGCGGTGGCGATCCTGAAAGTGCCCTATCGCCCCGAAATCGTCGGCGACCCCGAGACCGGCGTCATCGCCGGCGGAGTGATGACCACCCTGCTGGACCATGCCAGCGGCCAGGCCGTGCATGCGGCCCTGGAGACCTGGACCTCGATCGCCACCCTCGACCTGCGCATCGACTATATGCGCCCGGCCGAACCGGGTCGTGACGTGATGGCCCGGGCCCACTGCTACAAGGTGACCCGCTCGGTCGCCTTCGTCCGCGCCGTCGCCTATGAAGACGACCCCGAGGATCCGGTGGCCACCGCCCAGGCGACCTTCATGCTCGATAGCAGCGCCGGCAAGAAGACCGGGGCCAATCTGAAGCCTTCCCGTTCGCGCCCGCCTGCCGCCAAGCCGAAGGGAGATGCCGCATGACCGATGCCGACAACCGTCTGGTCGCCGTCCTCGGCTCCATACCCTACGCCAAGTTCCTGGGCATCACCGCCGAACTGGCCGGCGACGAGATGACCGCCATCCTGCCGTTCGCCGACCACATCGTCGGCAATCCGATGCTGCCGGCCATCCATGGCGGGGTGCTGGGGGCCTTCATGGAGATGACGGCCCTGGCCCAGCTGTCCGTGGCCGCGCCCCTGAAGCGCCAGCCGCGCACGGTGGATGTCTCGATCGAATATCTGCGCTCGGGCCGGCCGGTGACCACCTATGCCCGGGCGACGATCAAGAAGCTGGGTCGCCGGGTCGCCAATGTCCATGTCGAGGCCTGGCAGGAAACCCGCGCCGCGCCGATCGCCACCCTGCGCGGCATTTTCCTCGTCGCACCCTCGGAAGAGTGAGACCCGCGCCATGGCCCGGGGCAAGGCGTCGCGTGCCGGACGGGACGGGGGCAAGGCCGTTCGCAAGGGCGACCTGCCCTCGAAACCCTGTCTGGCCTGCGGACGCCCCTTCACCTGGCGCAAGAAGTGGGAGTCGGTCTGGGAAGAAGTGAAATTTTGCTCTGACCGGTGCCGATCACATAAAATTACACCGCTGTAATGCGAATTGATGGCTGGAAGTTTCTTAAAAAGCCTTCATGACGCAAAGGTAACGGGTGTTTACCATCAGCCTCGCCTATATCCCTTTTCACCGGACGCGAACAACCGCGCCGGACCACAAAGGGATCAAGACCATGACCATCACCACCAACGCTTTCTCCGGCTTCGCCACCCTGGTTCTCGCGGTTCTGCCGCTCGCCGTGATCGTCGGTTCGCTCGCCACGAGCTTCTAAGTGACCGCCGTCTAACCCCACCGGGTTCGCTGCCCTCAGGCCAGACAGGCCTGCTGGGCCGCCCGGTGGAGAATGGCGTGACGCTGCGCCAGCCGATCGAGATCGGGGTCGTAGCCGCCACCGATCACCCCGGCCAGGGGGATGCGTCTGGCCAGACAACAGTCCAGAACATAGGCCTCGCGTCGCGCGAGCCCCTCATCACTCAGAGACAGACGCCCGAGCTTGTCATCCGCGTGCGGATCGACCCCGGCATTGAAGAACACCAGATCGGGCCGCTCCCGATCCAGCAGGGCCGGTAGGATGTCCGCCAGCTTCGCCAGATAGGCCGCATCGCCGGTGCCGTCGGCCAGTTCGACATCCAGATCACTGACAGCCTTGCGGGCCGGAAAATTCTTCTCGGCATGCATCGAGAAGGTGAAGACGGCTGAATCGTCCGCAAAGATACGGGCCGTGCCGTCGCCCTGGTGAACATCGAGGTCCACCACCAGCGCCTTGCCGATGGCCCCCTCGTGCAGCAGCCGCCGGGCCGCCACCGCCACATCGTTGAAAACGCAGAACCCGGCCCCGCTGTCGGCCGCCGCGTGATGGCTGCCGCCGGCCGTATTGCAGGCCAGGCCGTGCTCCAGGGCCAGGCGGGCCGTCAGCAGGGTGCCGCCGGTCGCGGCCCGCGCCCGGGTGGCCACGGATTCGCTGTTGGGCAGGCCGATCCGTCGAACAATGTCCGCCGGCAGGGTCAGGTCCAGCACGCCGTGCACATAGGCCTCGTCATGAACCAGCAGCAGGCTTTCGAGGTCGATCAGGTCGGGACGGTGAAATCCTTCCGGTCCCGTCAGGGCCTCGGCGACCAGGACGGCGGCCAGACGCGAGAACTTGTCCATCGGAAAGCGATGGCCCTCCGGCATCTCGGCCCGGAAGGCGGGGTGGTGGACTATGGGCGGTGACATGGAAAAACGATGGCGATCGGGACGAGATGACGCAAGGTCGCGTCTTGCTCCTTCGGCGCAGGGGGAATAACCCAGCGCCATGCAGACGCCCGAAAACCTCGCCGACATCCTCGACCTCGAAGCCATCGAGGTGAACCTGTTCCGCGGCATCAGCCCCAATGACGGATTTCCGCGGATTTTCGGCGGGCTGGTCATCGCCCAGGCCCTGATGGCGGCCTACAGAACCGTTCCGGAACGGATCTGCCACTCCCTGCACGCCTATTTCATCCGGCCGGGCGACGTGAACGCTCCGGTCCTCTACGAGGTCGAACGGGCCCGGGACGGCGGCACCTTTACCACCCGGCGGGTGGCGGCCATCCAGCACGGCGAACAGATCTTCAACCTCGCCTGCTCCTTCCAGACGCCGGAAGACGGTTTCGAGCACCAGGCCCCGATGCCGGCCGCGCCCGCGCCCGATGACGTCCGGACGGAGGGCGAGTTCCTGCGCAGCCTGGGCGACCAGATCCATCCCAAGATGCTGGCCTTCCTCGACAAGCCGCGCCCGATCGACATCCGCTGGGTCGATCCCCAGAACCCGGTCAGGCCCGAGAAGAAGTCCGGCACCAAGGAGGTCTGGCTGCGCGCTCGCGCGCCGATCGGCGACGATGTGAAGATGCAGCAGGCGGCCCTGGCCTATGCTTCGGACATGGCCTTCATGGAAAGCGCCCTGCGTCCGCACGGTCTGATCTGGACGACGCCGGGCCTGCAGTCGGCCAGCCTGGACCATGCCATGTGGTTCCACCGCCCGTTCAATTTTAATGACTGGACCCTTTTTGCCCAGGACAGCCCCAGTGCCTCCCAGGGACGCGGCATGGTCCGCGGCCAGATGTTCAGCCAGGATGGAACCCTGGTCGCCTCGGTGGCCCAGGAATGCCTGATGCGGATCAAGAAGTAGGACCTTTAACCGCCCAGCCGTTCCAGGACGCCGACGAACCGGTCGATATCTCCCCCGGTCATGGCGCGCTCGGCTTCGATCACCAACTGGAGCTTGCGCGCCAGCACACGCAATTCGATTTCGCCGGCCTCGGCCTGGGTCTTGGCGGCGGTCGCCCTGCTGGCCTCGGCTTCCGCCAGAAGCTTGGTCGCCCGGGCTGCGAGTTCCTCATTTTCCAGGCCAGCGCGCGACAGCCGATCCTTCAGATGGGCGATGGAGCGGTCCAGCAGGTCCTGGGCCTCCTCGCGGACGGAGGTTCCCTGATGTTGGTTCACCACTGAGTCCAGCACAGCCGCCATCGCCTGGGTCAGTCTGGGGATCAGGCCGTTTCCAACACTCGCGCCGTGGGTGACCTGCCCTGATGCATCCTGTCTTCGACGCGCACTGACGAAGACCTCGACGACCATCTTCATCGCGGCAATGGCGGAATCGGACTTGAGAACGGTCGCAGCCATGACCACACCGTGTTCCGTGAAGGCCCATGGATGCTTGCGCCGGCCGCCCCAGGAACTTGATGTCGCATTTTGCGATATCAAGTTGGCGATCTCCCCCGCCGTCAGCTGGAAGGCATAGCCCTCGAACCTTGAGGCATTGCGGCGGACTTGTTCGTTGAGGCGCCGGGTCTCGACACCGAAAAGAGCAGCGATCGCGTCGTCGAGAACGACACTTTGACCCCGGATCTGATGGATAGGGGCAAACGCCCTGTCAGCAGCGGGGAGATCGACGGGCATGGGGCCAGAATCGCCTTGAGGGAACCTTCCAAATCACTCTCCCCTAGATTGATTTCGGGTTCAATTCTCTTGCGTCGGCCCTTCGGTACAGATGGTCCAGGAATCCTGATGCGGATCAGGATGTAGGCGCGTGCACCAGGCCGATTGACGCCACGCCGGCCTGGACCAGGCCGCGCAGCAGCGAGCCGACCTGCATGCCGACGGTCAATTCGCCGGCCAGGGCCATGCGCAGCACCTCGGCGGCCGGAACCCAGAGCCTTTCGATCCGCTCGGTCGGATCGTCCCTGGGCTCGGCGACCTGGGTCACCTGACGGGCCAGGACGATGTGCGTGCGGTTGGAATGGGTGCCGGCGTTCGGACGGGTTTCACCGACAAGGGTCAGAACCCCGACGCATCCGGTCTCTTCAAGCAGTTCCCGCCTGGCGGTGTGAAGCGGATCGGTATCGGTCGGCTCCATGCCGCCGGCGGGCAGTTCGAGCGACATTCCGCCCAGGCCATGCCGGTACTGCCTGACCAGCAAAACCTTGTCAGCGGCGTCGAGCGCGATGACCTCGACCCAGTCCGGATAGTCCAGAACGTAATAGGGGGCGATCACCACGCCCTCGTCAGTGACGCAGTCGTCAGCGCGAAGGCTGATCCAGCGATCCCTGTGAACATAGCGCGAGGCGGTGACCCGCCATGTGCCGTCGCTCGCCATGGTCCGGGACCTCCTGCAATGGGCGGCTGTCAGTCGTAGTGACGCTCGGCGCCGTCGTCTTCAGCCTCAGCCGCCGGTCCCTCGGCCCCCCCCACCAGGGCGGGGGGATCGGCCAGGATCAGACGCTCGGCGAGCTTCACCTCGGGCACGGCGGCGCGGGTGAAGGGCAGGAACCAGGTCTGGCCGCCCAGGGCGGGCTGGATCTCGAGCAGGTCGCCGGCCCCGAAATTCTGCACGCTCTTGACCGAGCCCAGCAGGGCGTTGTCGGAAACATGGCGCACGGGCAGGCCGACCAGATCGGTCAGATAGAATTCGTCCTCGTCGGGTTCGGGCAAGGCCGAGCGGGGGACATAGAGCCTCAGACCGCGCAGGGCGTCAGCGGCTTCCTTGGTCTCGATCCCCGGGCAGCGGGCCACAAGGCCTTCCTTGGCGACGCGGGCTGACGTGATCGTCAGGGCGTGGGAGCCATCCTGGCGCAGCAGGGCCTTGAAGCCGGCGAGGCTTTTCGGATCTTCGGTATAGGTCGTGATCTTGACGTCGCCACGCACGCCGAAGCCGCCGGCAACGCGGCCGACCAGGATCAGGCTGACAGGAGGTTGCGGGCTCATGGGCAGGGGCATGGCCGTCCCGGTGCGGACACCGGGACGGCGACCTCAAAGGCCTTAGCCTTCGGTGGTTTCTTCAGCGGCCGGAGCGGCTTCGGCCGGAGCCTCTTCCGCAGCCGGAGCAGCAGCCGCTTCAGCGGCGGCAGCGGCTTCAGCTTCAGCAGCAGCCTTGGCGTCTTCCTTGGCCTGGGCAGCGGCGGCGGCGGCGTCTTCAGCAGCCTTCACTTCAGCGGCCTTGCGGTCTTCTTCGCGCTGGGCGCGCTCGGTGATGCGCTCCTGGGCCTTCTTGCCCGGAGCACCCTTTTCCGGGTTGTTGCCGTGGGTCCACGAGCCGATGCCCTGGGCGGCGAGGAAGCGCGCCACGCGCTCGGTCGGCTGGGCGCCCTTGGCGATCCAGGCCTGGATCGACTCGATCTTCAGGGTGACGCGAGCGGCATCGTCCTTCTTGAGGAGCGGGTTGTAGGTGCCGACCTTTTCGATGAAACGGCCATCGCGCGGCGAGTGGCTGTCAGCAACGACGATCGAGTAGTACGGGCGCTTCTTGGCGCCGCCACGGGCGAGACGGATCTTCAGCATTTGGGCAGTCCTTGAGTTCGAGTTCTATTTCTTGAACGGGTTGAAACCGGGTGGCAGGCCGCCACCCAGGCCGGAAAGGAGGTTCGGCTTGGCGTCACCGCCGCCGAGACCGGGAAGACCCGGCAGGCCTCCCGCGGAATTCTGTTCGGGCTGGGCGACCTTGCCGCCGCCCATGGCCTTGAGACGGGACATGTCGCCGCCGCCCATCATGCCGGCCATGCGGGCCAGGCCCTTGCCGCCGTCCTTGGACATGGCCTTGAACATGTCGGCCATCTGGCGGTGCTGCTTGAGCAGGCGGTTGACCTCGGCGACGTCCACCCCGGCACCGGCCGCGATACGACGCTTGCGCGAGGCGGCCAGGATGTCAGGCTTCTTGCGCTCCAGCTTGGTCATCGAGCTGATGATCGCCTGCTGGCGGCGGAACACCCGGTCGTCGATGCCGCTTTCGGCGATCTGCTTCTTGACCTTCTGGACCCCCGGCAGGAGGCCCATAATGCCTTCCATGCCGCCCATCTTCTGCATCTGGGCCAGCTGCGACGACAGGTCGTTCAGGTCGAACTGGCCCTTGGCCAGCTTCTTGGCCATGCGCTCGGCTTCGGCCTGGTCGAGGTCCTGGGCGGCACGCTCGACCAGGGCGACGACGTCACCCTGACCGAGGATCCGGCCCGCAACCCGGCGGGCGTCGAACACGTCGAGGGCATCGATCTTCTCGCCGGCCCCGAGGAACTTGATCGGCAGGCCGGTGACATGGCGCATCGACAGCGCCGCGCCGCCGCGACCGTCGCCGTCGGCGCGGGTCAGGATCAGCCCGGTCAGCGGCAGGCGCTCGTGGAAGGCCTTGGCGGTGCGGACAGCGTCCTGACCGGTCAGGCTGTCGGCGACCAGCAGGGTCTCGGTCGGGGTGGCGATGCGGGCGATTTCCGCCGCCTCGCTCATCATCGCCTCGTCCAGGGTCGTGCGGCCGGCGGTGTCGAGGATCAGGACGTCGTAGCCGCCGAGGCGCGCGGCGCTCATGGCGCGCTTGGCGATATCGACGGCGCTCTGGCCGGCGACGATCGGCAGGCTCTCGACCTCGACCTGTTTGGCCAGCAGGGCCAGCTGTTCCATGGCCGCCGGGCGGCGGGTATCGAGCGAGGCGACCAGCACCTTCTTGCGCTCGTTCTTGGAGAGACGCAGGGCCAGCTTGCCCGTGGTGGTCGTCTTGCCCGAGCCCTGCAGGCCGGTCATCAGAATCACCGACGGCGGGTTCAGGGCCAGGTTCAGGCCGGTCGGAACCTCGCCACCCAGCATGTCGACCAGGCCGTCATAGACGATCTTGACCACCTGGTCGGCCGGCTTGACCGAACGGATGACGGACTCGCCCGAGGCCAGCTCCTTGGCCTTGCTGATGAAGTCCTTGACCACCGGCAGGGCGACATCGGCTTCCAGCAGGGCGACGCGGACCTCGCGCAGCGCCTCGTCGATGTCCTTTTCGGACAGCACGCCGCGACCGCCGAGGCGGTCGAATACGCCGGAGAGCCGCTCTGTAAGGCCGTCGAACATGTCGAACCCTGGTTAAGACTACAGACCAAACGCAATCAGCCCCCATGGACGATCACGTCGATGGGGGTCCTCGCCGTCCTCGTCCGGATGGATCCTGCGCTAACAGGCCGGGGTCGTGACGGTAGAGGCGCTGCTGATGAAGCGCCGGAAGGCGCGCCTTATGCACAGAAAAGGCGAGAGAGTCAAAGCGTGACCTCGGGCCATGGGTCTGGACAAGCCGGCGGACCGTCGTTCAGGGTCACGCTACAAGCCCGATAACCGCACAAGGAGCCTGAATGGCCCCGACCACCCGGCCCTACTATTCCAGCAAGGGCCTCTCGGCGGTTCACTATGATCTGCTGACGGCTGCCGACAAAAAGC of the Caulobacter henricii genome contains:
- the rimM gene encoding ribosome maturation factor RimM (Essential for efficient processing of 16S rRNA); the protein is MSPQPPVSLILVGRVAGGFGVRGDVKITTYTEDPKSLAGFKALLRQDGSHALTITSARVAKEGLVARCPGIETKEAADALRGLRLYVPRSALPEPDEDEFYLTDLVGLPVRHVSDNALLGSVKSVQNFGAGDLLEIQPALGGQTWFLPFTRAAVPEVKLAERLILADPPALVGGAEGPAAEAEDDGAERHYD
- a CDS encoding histone deacetylase, whose product is MSPPIVHHPAFRAEMPEGHRFPMDKFSRLAAVLVAEALTGPEGFHRPDLIDLESLLLVHDEAYVHGVLDLTLPADIVRRIGLPNSESVATRARAATGGTLLTARLALEHGLACNTAGGSHHAAADSGAGFCVFNDVAVAARRLLHEGAIGKALVVDLDVHQGDGTARIFADDSAVFTFSMHAEKNFPARKAVSDLDVELADGTGDAAYLAKLADILPALLDRERPDLVFFNAGVDPHADDKLGRLSLSDEGLARREAYVLDCCLARRIPLAGVIGGGYDPDLDRLAQRHAILHRAAQQACLA
- a CDS encoding DUF2256 domain-containing protein, with product MARGKASRAGRDGGKAVRKGDLPSKPCLACGRPFTWRKKWESVWEEVKFCSDRCRSHKITPL
- a CDS encoding acyl-CoA thioesterase, producing MQTPENLADILDLEAIEVNLFRGISPNDGFPRIFGGLVIAQALMAAYRTVPERICHSLHAYFIRPGDVNAPVLYEVERARDGGTFTTRRVAAIQHGEQIFNLACSFQTPEDGFEHQAPMPAAPAPDDVRTEGEFLRSLGDQIHPKMLAFLDKPRPIDIRWVDPQNPVRPEKKSGTKEVWLRARAPIGDDVKMQQAALAYASDMAFMESALRPHGLIWTTPGLQSASLDHAMWFHRPFNFNDWTLFAQDSPSASQGRGMVRGQMFSQDGTLVASVAQECLMRIKK
- a CDS encoding NUDIX hydrolase, giving the protein MASDGTWRVTASRYVHRDRWISLRADDCVTDEGVVIAPYYVLDYPDWVEVIALDAADKVLLVRQYRHGLGGMSLELPAGGMEPTDTDPLHTARRELLEETGCVGVLTLVGETRPNAGTHSNRTHIVLARQVTQVAEPRDDPTERIERLWVPAAEVLRMALAGELTVGMQVGSLLRGLVQAGVASIGLVHAPTS
- the rpsP gene encoding 30S ribosomal protein S16; protein product: MLKIRLARGGAKKRPYYSIVVADSHSPRDGRFIEKVGTYNPLLKKDDAARVTLKIESIQAWIAKGAQPTERVARFLAAQGIGSWTHGNNPEKGAPGKKAQERITERAQREEDRKAAEVKAAEDAAAAAAQAKEDAKAAAEAEAAAAAEAAAAPAAEEAPAEAAPAAEETTEG
- a CDS encoding PaaI family thioesterase is translated as MSEDNEQTRMIATAMNEGSPQARALGFTTLKIGDAVAILKVPYRPEIVGDPETGVIAGGVMTTLLDHASGQAVHAALETWTSIATLDLRIDYMRPAEPGRDVMARAHCYKVTRSVAFVRAVAYEDDPEDPVATAQATFMLDSSAGKKTGANLKPSRSRPPAAKPKGDAA
- a CDS encoding PaaI family thioesterase yields the protein MTDADNRLVAVLGSIPYAKFLGITAELAGDEMTAILPFADHIVGNPMLPAIHGGVLGAFMEMTALAQLSVAAPLKRQPRTVDVSIEYLRSGRPVTTYARATIKKLGRRVANVHVEAWQETRAAPIATLRGIFLVAPSEE
- a CDS encoding ORF6N domain-containing protein, with translation MPVDLPAADRAFAPIHQIRGQSVVLDDAIAALFGVETRRLNEQVRRNASRFEGYAFQLTAGEIANLISQNATSSSWGGRRKHPWAFTEHGVVMAATVLKSDSAIAAMKMVVEVFVSARRRQDASGQVTHGASVGNGLIPRLTQAMAAVLDSVVNQHQGTSVREEAQDLLDRSIAHLKDRLSRAGLENEELAARATKLLAEAEASRATAAKTQAEAGEIELRVLARKLQLVIEAERAMTGGDIDRFVGVLERLGG
- the ffh gene encoding signal recognition particle protein, encoding MFDGLTERLSGVFDRLGGRGVLSEKDIDEALREVRVALLEADVALPVVKDFISKAKELASGESVIRSVKPADQVVKIVYDGLVDMLGGEVPTGLNLALNPPSVILMTGLQGSGKTTTTGKLALRLSKNERKKVLVASLDTRRPAAMEQLALLAKQVEVESLPIVAGQSAVDIAKRAMSAARLGGYDVLILDTAGRTTLDEAMMSEAAEIARIATPTETLLVADSLTGQDAVRTAKAFHERLPLTGLILTRADGDGRGGAALSMRHVTGLPIKFLGAGEKIDALDVFDARRVAGRILGQGDVVALVERAAQDLDQAEAERMAKKLAKGQFDLNDLSSQLAQMQKMGGMEGIMGLLPGVQKVKKQIAESGIDDRVFRRQQAIISSMTKLERKKPDILAASRKRRIAAGAGVDVAEVNRLLKQHRQMADMFKAMSKDGGKGLARMAGMMGGGDMSRLKAMGGGKVAQPEQNSAGGLPGLPGLGGGDAKPNLLSGLGGGLPPGFNPFKK